The following proteins come from a genomic window of Microbacterium lemovicicum:
- a CDS encoding DUF2470 domain-containing protein: MTHRFDDAAREGVLGHMNGDHPDDNLLIVRAFGDRDGAVSAVMDDFDGDGGTWTATDAEGDTHAVRVPWPGGPITERREVRREIVALYDAACARLGVAPRPHS; encoded by the coding sequence ATGACGCACCGCTTCGACGACGCCGCCCGCGAGGGCGTCCTGGGCCACATGAACGGCGACCATCCGGACGACAACCTGCTCATCGTCCGTGCGTTCGGCGACCGTGACGGGGCCGTCTCGGCGGTGATGGACGACTTCGACGGCGACGGCGGCACGTGGACCGCGACCGACGCCGAGGGCGACACGCACGCGGTCCGCGTGCCGTGGCCCGGAGGCCCGATCACCGAGCGCCGCGAGGTGCGGCGCGAGATCGTCGCGCTGTACGACGCCGCCTGCGCCCGACTGGGCGTCGCACCGCGCCCGCACTCCTGA
- a CDS encoding heme oxygenase (biliverdin-producing) yields MAEPIPFSAALRERSSSAHSGSEHAGFMSDLMQGKGTRDDYVALVAQHWFIYEALEAVTERMRRDPVASVFISDKLTRLPALEADLAFLLGSDWRERIEPLPTTRRYVERIRRVGATWPGGFVAHHYTRYLGDLSGGLFIGKLMQRQFGFDTNGIGFYVFGDIADPRAFKDVYREQLDAAPWDAAEQERVIDEVLVAYRFNTDLFVDLAAAKDSAAVVA; encoded by the coding sequence ATGGCCGAGCCGATCCCCTTCTCCGCAGCCCTCCGCGAGCGCTCGAGCAGCGCCCACTCCGGCAGCGAGCACGCCGGATTCATGTCAGACCTGATGCAGGGCAAGGGCACCCGCGACGACTATGTAGCCCTGGTGGCGCAGCACTGGTTCATCTACGAGGCGCTCGAGGCCGTGACCGAGCGCATGCGGCGCGACCCCGTGGCATCCGTCTTCATCAGCGACAAGCTCACCCGGCTCCCCGCGCTCGAAGCCGACCTGGCCTTCCTCCTCGGTTCCGACTGGCGCGAGCGCATCGAGCCGCTGCCGACGACGCGCCGGTACGTCGAGCGCATCCGCCGCGTCGGCGCCACGTGGCCCGGCGGCTTCGTCGCGCACCACTACACGCGGTACCTCGGCGACCTCTCCGGCGGGCTGTTCATCGGCAAGCTCATGCAGCGGCAGTTCGGCTTCGACACCAACGGCATCGGCTTCTACGTCTTCGGCGACATCGCCGACCCGCGGGCGTTCAAGGACGTGTACCGCGAGCAGCTGGATGCCGCGCCCTGGGATGCCGCGGAGCAGGAGCGCGTGATCGACGAGGTGCTCGTGGCCTACCGTTTCAACACCGACCTCTTCGTGGACCTCGCCGCAGCGAAGGACTCGGCCGCGGTCGTCGCCTGA
- a CDS encoding ATP-dependent DNA helicase → MSTPSLSAEQEALFRLIEDTREHVFVTGRAGTGKSTLLQHLAWNTSKQIAVCAPTGVAALNVEGQTIHSLFRLPIGLIAGGELDQSDATRKILNAIDTLVIDEISMVNADLMDGIDRALRQARGRRAEPFGGVQIVMFGDPYQLAPVPPRGDEMRYIRDHYRSFWFFDAKVWAGEVAADGLVDLGRHGAQLHIRELVDIHRQSDPRFKAMLNAVRYGRVTADIAQVLNDTGARRPPEPVEGETPIITLATRNDIVTSINRRHLEALPGRAQTATAEISGDFGRGDAAYPADLDLQLKVGAQVMFLRNDSANFGEPPRWVNGTIGTVTRIAGGTVRVEVDGETHEVEPAVWERFRYAYDATSKSLSRDIVAEFTQFPLRLAWAVTIHKSQGKTYERAVVDLGSGAFAPGQTYVALSRLTSLDGLYLSRPLRPSDIRVDPDVQRFMAGVRAAASTPTLGP, encoded by the coding sequence GTGAGCACGCCGTCCCTGTCCGCCGAGCAGGAGGCCCTGTTCCGGCTCATCGAGGACACCCGCGAGCACGTGTTCGTGACCGGACGTGCGGGCACGGGCAAGTCGACGCTCCTGCAGCACCTGGCCTGGAACACCTCGAAGCAGATCGCCGTCTGCGCGCCGACCGGGGTGGCGGCGCTCAACGTCGAGGGGCAGACGATCCACTCGCTGTTCCGGCTGCCGATCGGCCTCATCGCCGGCGGCGAGCTCGACCAGTCCGACGCGACGCGCAAGATCCTCAACGCCATCGACACCCTGGTGATCGACGAGATCTCCATGGTCAACGCCGACCTCATGGACGGCATCGACCGTGCGCTGCGACAGGCGCGCGGCCGTCGCGCCGAGCCGTTCGGCGGGGTTCAGATCGTCATGTTCGGCGATCCGTACCAGCTCGCCCCGGTGCCGCCGCGCGGCGACGAGATGCGCTACATCCGCGACCACTACCGGTCGTTCTGGTTCTTCGACGCGAAGGTCTGGGCGGGCGAGGTCGCCGCCGACGGGCTGGTCGACCTCGGGCGGCACGGCGCGCAGCTGCACATCCGCGAGCTCGTCGACATCCATCGCCAGTCCGACCCGCGGTTCAAGGCGATGCTCAACGCGGTGCGCTACGGGCGGGTGACGGCCGACATCGCGCAGGTGCTCAACGACACCGGCGCGCGCCGTCCGCCCGAGCCCGTCGAGGGCGAGACGCCGATCATCACCCTCGCCACCCGCAACGACATCGTCACCTCGATCAACCGCCGCCACCTCGAGGCGCTGCCCGGCCGGGCCCAGACGGCGACCGCCGAGATCAGCGGCGACTTCGGACGAGGGGATGCCGCGTACCCGGCCGACCTCGATCTGCAGCTCAAGGTCGGGGCCCAGGTGATGTTCCTCCGCAACGACTCCGCGAACTTCGGCGAGCCGCCCCGATGGGTGAACGGCACGATCGGCACGGTCACCCGGATCGCGGGCGGCACCGTGCGGGTCGAGGTCGACGGTGAGACGCACGAGGTCGAGCCGGCCGTCTGGGAGCGGTTCCGCTATGCCTACGACGCCACGTCGAAGTCGCTCAGCCGCGACATCGTGGCGGAGTTCACGCAGTTCCCGCTCCGGCTCGCGTGGGCCGTCACGATCCACAAGTCGCAGGGCAAGACGTACGAGCGCGCCGTGGTCGACCTCGGATCGGGCGCCTTCGCGCCGGGCCAGACGTACGTCGCGCTGTCGCGACTCACCTCACTCGACGGCCTGTACCTGTCACGCCCGCTGCGCCCGAGCGACATCCGCGTCGACCCCGACGTGCAGCGCTTCATGGCCGGCGTGCGCGCCGCGGCCTCCACGCCCACCCTCGGTCCCTGA
- a CDS encoding MerR family transcriptional regulator, with translation MKSSAHAIGEAAARFGLATSVLRHWEDVGLLTPERDAAGRRLFTDDDLVRIAVILRSKAAGMGLDQIAVLLDEQAPSRHRVLEAHLDDLAQRMAEMERSREMTLHALQCRSHDIATCPRFREIVGVVVDGSGSWPGATTAESGTGAHAVALSTGAERWRGAAASTR, from the coding sequence ATGAAGTCAAGCGCTCATGCGATCGGCGAGGCCGCGGCCCGCTTCGGGCTGGCGACCTCGGTGCTGCGGCACTGGGAGGACGTCGGCCTGCTGACGCCGGAGAGGGATGCCGCGGGTCGCCGTCTGTTCACCGACGACGACCTCGTGCGCATCGCCGTGATCCTCCGGAGCAAGGCGGCGGGAATGGGGCTCGACCAGATCGCCGTGCTGCTGGACGAGCAGGCGCCCTCGCGCCATCGTGTGCTCGAGGCCCACCTGGACGACCTCGCTCAGCGCATGGCCGAGATGGAGCGCTCTCGGGAGATGACCCTGCACGCCCTCCAGTGCCGTTCGCACGACATCGCCACCTGTCCGCGGTTCCGCGAGATCGTCGGGGTGGTCGTGGACGGCTCGGGCTCGTGGCCGGGCGCGACCACCGCGGAGTCCGGCACAGGCGCACACGCCGTCGCGCTGTCCACGGGTGCGGAGCGGTGGCGCGGTGCCGCGGCATCCACTCGTTAG
- a CDS encoding NAD(P)/FAD-dependent oxidoreductase, producing the protein MRNSSPASAPFDAVVIGAGPAGLQAALTLGRMRYDTVVLDSGRYRNETVPHAHNLITNDGRPPAELRAAARDELAGYDTIEVRDVSATAVARADEGFTVATADGRMLHTRRIVLATGMRDDLPDIPGLAEAWGREVAQCPFCHGYELNGRPVAVLGLPTHAAVQQAMLARIASEVTIIAPDALARAERIDGGLALHLTDGGRREVAGLFLAAAARQSAPFAEELGCSILSSGCVEVDANGRTTVPGVYAAGDLAHVASLPGPLVSLAAAIAAGQLAAVGLVRDALEHDLTA; encoded by the coding sequence ATGCGCAACTCCTCCCCCGCTTCCGCTCCCTTCGACGCCGTCGTGATCGGGGCCGGCCCCGCCGGCCTGCAGGCCGCTCTCACCCTCGGACGCATGCGGTACGACACGGTCGTGCTCGACTCCGGCCGCTACCGCAACGAGACCGTGCCGCACGCGCACAACCTGATCACCAACGACGGCCGCCCGCCCGCCGAGCTGCGCGCCGCGGCGCGCGACGAGCTCGCCGGCTACGACACGATCGAGGTGCGCGACGTGTCGGCGACCGCCGTGGCCCGCGCCGATGAGGGGTTCACGGTGGCCACCGCGGACGGACGGATGCTGCACACCCGCCGGATCGTGCTGGCCACCGGCATGCGCGACGACCTGCCCGACATCCCCGGGCTCGCCGAGGCCTGGGGGCGCGAGGTGGCGCAGTGCCCGTTCTGCCACGGCTACGAGCTGAACGGACGCCCCGTGGCCGTGCTCGGCCTGCCGACGCACGCGGCCGTCCAGCAGGCGATGCTCGCGCGCATCGCCTCCGAGGTGACGATCATCGCGCCGGACGCGCTCGCGCGGGCCGAACGCATCGACGGCGGACTCGCGCTGCACCTGACCGACGGCGGACGCCGGGAGGTCGCAGGCCTGTTCCTCGCCGCCGCCGCGCGGCAGTCGGCGCCCTTCGCCGAGGAGCTCGGCTGCAGCATCCTGTCGTCCGGCTGCGTGGAGGTCGACGCGAACGGCCGCACGACCGTTCCCGGCGTCTACGCCGCGGGCGACCTCGCGCACGTCGCGAGCCTTCCCGGCCCGCTCGTCTCGCTCGCGGCCGCGATCGCCGCCGGACAGCTCGCCGCGGTGGGCCTCGTTCGTGACGCTCTGGAGCACGACCTCACGGCGTGA
- a CDS encoding cytochrome c oxidase assembly protein, with protein MVTTSAPPRATAPHDAGSGAGLLRLVGPAVLVVVAVIAVIAGLAYGGGAAPLVIGDPGPLVRWGLPVGTLIVNLAAAGMVGSLLLALFALKAGERAFGVALDAASVSAAIFTLAAAVVGFFTFLNVIPAAVSLDAQFGQQLGRFLVEQETGRGWLITTVAGAVLTVLTFAVRSWTATLLVSILAVASLVPMGTLGHSGEEANHNSAVVSLVIHMIGAAVWLGGLILLVLVRPVLDRAQLNAVLLRYSSVALLAFIVVAISGTVRASIGVGSWAALASPYGVLVLVKVAALVAIGVLGAWYRVRLIGRMDRDASSRRFWGLIVLELAFMGIASGAAAALARTAPPTSSAVPAVRTPAEILTGSPLPPDLTLGRWFTSWDVDLLWAFAVGLGLFFYLAGVRRLRRRGDAWPIHRTVLWVAGLLLLLWVTAGPVNVYQDYLFSVHMVGHMLLSMAIPLLLVSGAPVTLAARAIRKRDDGTRGMREWILWGVHSPVSRVLTNPFVAAGLFIISLWVFYYTDLFRWSLYDHLGHEWMVAHFLITGYLFVLSLVGIDPVPFRLPYPFRLLTLIGVMAMHAFFGIAIMMQSGLMVPEWFGAMGRTWGGTPLEDQYVGGGAAWSIGEIPTLILAITVAIQWSRSDDRAQRRRDRQVDRAGDLELDAYNEKLAALAARDAR; from the coding sequence ATGGTCACCACGTCCGCGCCTCCGCGCGCCACTGCGCCGCACGACGCGGGCTCCGGCGCCGGCCTGTTGCGCCTCGTGGGACCCGCGGTCCTCGTCGTGGTGGCTGTCATCGCGGTCATCGCCGGCCTCGCCTACGGGGGCGGCGCCGCGCCGCTCGTGATCGGCGACCCCGGACCCCTCGTGCGCTGGGGCCTTCCCGTCGGCACGCTCATCGTCAACCTGGCGGCGGCCGGGATGGTCGGCTCGCTGCTGCTCGCGCTCTTCGCCTTGAAGGCCGGCGAGCGCGCCTTCGGGGTCGCGCTGGATGCGGCATCCGTCTCCGCGGCGATCTTCACGCTGGCCGCGGCGGTCGTCGGATTCTTCACCTTCCTCAACGTCATCCCCGCGGCCGTGAGCCTCGACGCGCAGTTCGGGCAGCAGCTCGGACGCTTCCTCGTCGAGCAGGAGACGGGCCGCGGCTGGCTCATCACGACCGTCGCGGGCGCCGTGCTCACGGTGCTCACCTTCGCGGTGCGCTCGTGGACGGCGACGCTGCTCGTCAGCATCCTCGCGGTCGCCTCGCTCGTGCCGATGGGCACGCTCGGGCACTCCGGTGAGGAGGCGAATCACAACTCCGCGGTCGTCTCGCTCGTCATCCACATGATCGGCGCGGCCGTCTGGCTCGGCGGGCTGATCCTCCTGGTGCTCGTGCGTCCGGTGCTCGACCGCGCGCAGCTCAACGCCGTGCTGCTGCGCTACTCGAGCGTCGCCCTGCTCGCGTTCATCGTCGTCGCGATCTCGGGCACCGTGCGCGCGAGCATCGGCGTCGGCTCGTGGGCGGCCCTCGCGTCGCCCTACGGCGTGCTCGTGCTGGTGAAGGTCGCCGCCCTCGTCGCGATCGGCGTGCTCGGCGCCTGGTACCGCGTGCGCCTCATCGGGCGTATGGACCGGGATGCTTCGTCGCGCCGCTTCTGGGGGCTCATCGTCCTCGAGCTGGCCTTCATGGGCATCGCGTCGGGCGCCGCCGCCGCCCTCGCCCGCACGGCTCCGCCGACGAGCAGCGCGGTGCCGGCGGTGCGGACGCCCGCCGAGATCCTCACCGGCTCCCCGCTGCCCCCCGACCTCACCCTCGGCCGCTGGTTCACGTCGTGGGACGTCGACCTGCTCTGGGCCTTCGCGGTCGGACTCGGACTCTTCTTCTACCTCGCCGGGGTGCGCCGCCTGCGCCGCCGCGGCGACGCCTGGCCGATCCACCGCACGGTGCTCTGGGTCGCCGGCCTGCTGCTGCTCCTGTGGGTGACCGCCGGGCCGGTGAACGTCTACCAGGACTACCTGTTCAGCGTGCACATGGTCGGGCACATGCTGCTGTCGATGGCCATCCCGCTGCTGCTGGTGTCGGGTGCGCCGGTCACCCTGGCGGCGCGGGCTATCCGCAAGCGCGACGACGGCACGCGCGGCATGCGCGAATGGATCCTGTGGGGCGTCCACTCGCCTGTCTCGCGGGTGCTCACCAACCCGTTCGTCGCGGCCGGGCTGTTCATCATCTCGCTGTGGGTGTTCTACTACACCGACCTTTTCCGCTGGTCGCTCTACGACCACCTCGGGCACGAGTGGATGGTGGCCCACTTCCTCATCACGGGCTACCTGTTCGTGCTGTCGCTCGTCGGCATCGACCCGGTGCCGTTCCGCCTGCCGTACCCGTTCCGCCTGCTCACGCTCATCGGCGTCATGGCGATGCACGCGTTCTTCGGCATCGCGATCATGATGCAGAGCGGCCTGATGGTGCCGGAGTGGTTCGGCGCCATGGGACGCACCTGGGGCGGCACGCCGCTCGAGGACCAGTACGTCGGCGGCGGTGCGGCGTGGTCGATCGGCGAGATCCCGACGCTCATCCTCGCGATCACCGTGGCCATCCAGTGGAGCCGCAGCGACGACCGCGCCCAGCGCCGGCGCGACCGCCAGGTCGACCGTGCCGGAGACCTCGAGCTCGACGCCTACAACGAGAAGCTCGCGGCCCTCGCCGCCCGCGACGCGCGCTGA
- a CDS encoding HU family DNA-binding protein — MADKSITKTELVASIASATGQSQSAVSGVLDSLFSTVSEAVAKGSKVSIPGWIAFEQVATSARTGRNPQTGEEIKIPAGKRVKVTAGSKLKAAVK; from the coding sequence ATGGCTGACAAGTCCATCACCAAGACCGAGCTCGTCGCGAGCATCGCCAGCGCCACCGGCCAGAGCCAGTCGGCCGTGTCGGGCGTGCTCGACTCGCTCTTCTCCACCGTCTCCGAGGCGGTCGCCAAGGGCAGCAAGGTCTCGATCCCGGGCTGGATCGCCTTCGAGCAGGTCGCCACCTCCGCGCGCACCGGCCGCAACCCGCAGACCGGCGAGGAGATCAAGATCCCCGCGGGCAAGCGCGTCAAGGTCACCGCCGGCTCCAAGCTGAAGGCCGCCGTCAAGTAA
- the rpsN gene encoding 30S ribosomal protein S14 has protein sequence MAKKSKIARNEQRKVIVDRYAAKRSELKKALVSPTSSDEEREAARLGLQKLPRNASPVRVRSRDVIDGRPRGVLTKFGISRVRFRDMAHRGELPGVTKSSW, from the coding sequence ATGGCCAAGAAGAGCAAGATCGCGCGCAACGAGCAGCGCAAGGTGATCGTCGATCGCTACGCCGCGAAGCGCAGCGAGCTGAAGAAGGCGCTCGTGTCGCCGACCTCCTCCGACGAGGAGCGCGAGGCCGCCCGCCTCGGGCTGCAGAAGCTGCCCCGCAACGCCTCGCCCGTGCGCGTGCGTTCGCGCGACGTCATCGACGGACGCCCCCGCGGTGTCCTCACGAAGTTCGGCATCTCGCGTGTCCGCTTCCGCGACATGGCGCACCGTGGCGAGCTGCCCGGCGTGACCAAGTCCAGCTGGTAA
- the rpmG gene encoding 50S ribosomal protein L33 has protein sequence MAKKAQDVRPIIKLRSTAGTGYTYVTRKNRRNNPDRIVLKKYDPVVRKHVEFREER, from the coding sequence ATGGCCAAGAAGGCTCAGGACGTCCGTCCGATCATCAAGCTGCGTTCGACCGCCGGCACGGGGTACACCTACGTGACGCGCAAGAACCGCCGCAACAACCCCGACCGCATCGTGCTGAAGAAGTACGACCCGGTCGTCCGCAAGCACGTCGAATTCCGAGAGGAGCGCTGA
- the rpmB gene encoding 50S ribosomal protein L28, translating to MAAVCQVTGAVPGFGHSISHSHRRTKRRFDPNVQKKTYFVPSLGRNIKLNVSAKGIKVIDARGIESVVRDLKAKGVKL from the coding sequence ATGGCAGCAGTGTGCCAGGTGACTGGAGCAGTTCCCGGCTTCGGTCACAGCATCTCGCACTCGCACCGCCGGACGAAGCGCCGCTTCGACCCGAACGTGCAGAAGAAGACCTACTTCGTCCCGTCGCTGGGGCGCAACATCAAGCTGAACGTGTCCGCCAAGGGCATCAAGGTGATCGATGCCCGCGGCATCGAGTCGGTCGTCCGTGACCTCAAGGCGAAGGGCGTGAAGCTGTAA
- a CDS encoding DNA-3-methyladenine glycosylase has translation MPGTAEVSVAQTRAATRAELAALPLEVAPRLLGGTLHTEVDGEAVSVRLTEVEAYHGQGTGPTADPGSHARMGPTARNATMWGEPGHLYVYLSHGIHSCVNVVCGPDGVAGGVLLRAGEVVEGTDAAARRRRAATRSRDLARGPGRLGQAVGLRHPVHDGIDAITGAPLHGAVARLELAVAPVVGYASGPRVGVAGVAGTAAFPWRFWIQGDPTVSAFRWGRGAGPLVGE, from the coding sequence GTGCCAGGTACCGCCGAAGTGAGCGTCGCGCAGACCCGCGCGGCCACGCGCGCCGAGCTGGCGGCCCTCCCGCTGGAGGTCGCGCCGCGGCTCCTCGGCGGCACCCTGCACACGGAGGTCGACGGCGAGGCCGTCAGCGTGCGGCTCACCGAGGTCGAGGCGTACCACGGGCAGGGCACCGGACCCACGGCCGACCCCGGCTCGCATGCGCGCATGGGTCCCACCGCCCGCAACGCCACGATGTGGGGCGAGCCCGGCCATCTCTACGTGTACCTGAGCCACGGCATCCACTCGTGCGTCAACGTGGTGTGCGGACCCGACGGCGTCGCCGGCGGAGTCCTCCTCCGCGCCGGAGAGGTCGTCGAGGGGACGGATGCTGCGGCTCGCCGCCGCCGGGCGGCCACGCGTTCCCGCGATCTCGCGCGCGGACCCGGACGCCTCGGGCAGGCGGTCGGGCTGCGGCATCCCGTCCACGACGGCATCGACGCGATCACGGGCGCTCCGCTCCATGGCGCAGTCGCGCGGCTGGAGCTGGCGGTCGCGCCGGTCGTCGGGTACGCGTCGGGGCCGCGTGTCGGAGTCGCGGGGGTGGCGGGCACGGCCGCGTTCCCGTGGCGGTTCTGGATCCAGGGCGACCCGACGGTATCGGCGTTCCGCTGGGGACGCGGCGCGGGACCGCTCGTGGGGGAGTGA
- a CDS encoding TIGR03943 family putative permease subunit encodes MREYGFAGTRWLGVGLAAILSVVTLGLAVTGRLGLYINPESSWFAIGMAVLVLIGTVVSFVLPLGAEADHGHDHGSTVSRATRAGAHAPTHADHAAHDHDHAAHDHDHAAHDHDARDRTRTDDHAGHSHTVGPLGTVATVVGGVLASTVAVSILVLPPASLSAELAISRDVGAPPLFAGQDVVALASTGDTAQFGIGDWAAVFATATNPDAFDGDAITLTGFVTPGASDGFQLTRLVITHCVIDAQPASLPVEATGSIPDTGGWVTVTGTVRSNSDGALQIDAQSVQAVEEPKDPYEY; translated from the coding sequence TTGCGTGAGTACGGTTTCGCGGGCACGCGCTGGCTGGGCGTGGGGCTCGCCGCCATCCTCTCGGTCGTCACCCTGGGCCTCGCCGTCACCGGACGGCTGGGGCTGTACATCAACCCCGAGTCCAGCTGGTTCGCCATCGGGATGGCCGTGCTGGTGCTGATCGGCACGGTGGTCAGCTTCGTGCTGCCGCTCGGCGCCGAGGCGGACCACGGTCACGACCACGGCTCGACCGTCTCCCGCGCGACCCGCGCCGGCGCGCACGCCCCCACACACGCCGATCACGCCGCGCACGACCATGACCACGCCGCGCACGACCATGACCACGCCGCGCACGACCACGACGCGCGCGACCGCACCCGCACCGACGACCACGCCGGCCACAGCCACACCGTCGGTCCGCTCGGCACCGTCGCGACGGTCGTCGGCGGCGTGCTCGCCTCGACGGTGGCCGTCTCGATCCTCGTCCTGCCGCCGGCATCCCTCTCGGCGGAGCTGGCGATCTCCCGCGACGTCGGGGCGCCCCCGCTCTTCGCCGGCCAGGACGTCGTCGCCCTCGCGTCCACCGGCGACACCGCGCAGTTCGGCATCGGCGACTGGGCGGCCGTCTTCGCCACGGCGACCAACCCCGACGCGTTCGACGGCGACGCGATCACGCTGACGGGCTTCGTCACGCCGGGCGCCTCCGACGGGTTCCAGCTGACGCGTCTCGTCATCACGCACTGCGTGATCGACGCCCAGCCCGCCAGCCTGCCGGTGGAGGCGACCGGCAGCATCCCCGACACCGGCGGCTGGGTCACGGTGACGGGCACCGTGCGCTCGAACTCCGACGGCGCCCTGCAGATCGACGCGCAGTCGGTGCAGGCGGTCGAGGAGCCCAAGGACCCGTATGAGTACTGA
- a CDS encoding permease, producing the protein MALAIGAAVVVALFVIDAVAPQLFAASLPTRAQDGLTLAISVLIESLPFVALGVVLSIIVQVWVPPGAIERWMPRRAWARRAVLSLLGMIVPVCECGNVPFARGLLIRGFTVPETLTFLVAAPIVNPIVIITTHQAFGFSDGILIARLVGGYLIANLIGWLYSRHPDPDGLLTERFIETCEIAAEEEGGRGRRSIAQFVVELRAVMPALIIGSALAGAVQVIVPRNALLAIGSNPTLSIVAMMILAMVVAICSNVDSFFALSFASTFTPGSIVAFLLVGPLVDVKMLALMRTTFTTRTLSGLVVIVVLAAFAIGSAVNLLA; encoded by the coding sequence GTGGCGCTCGCCATCGGCGCGGCGGTGGTCGTCGCGCTCTTCGTGATCGACGCCGTCGCCCCGCAGCTGTTCGCCGCGTCGCTGCCCACACGCGCGCAGGACGGCCTCACCCTCGCCATCAGCGTGCTCATCGAGTCGCTGCCGTTCGTCGCGCTCGGCGTCGTGCTGTCGATCATCGTCCAGGTGTGGGTGCCGCCGGGGGCGATCGAGAGATGGATGCCGCGGCGCGCGTGGGCGCGACGTGCGGTGCTGTCGCTCCTGGGCATGATCGTGCCGGTCTGCGAGTGCGGCAACGTCCCGTTCGCGCGCGGGCTGCTCATCCGCGGCTTCACGGTGCCCGAGACGCTGACCTTCCTCGTAGCGGCGCCGATCGTGAACCCGATCGTGATCATCACGACGCACCAGGCTTTCGGCTTCTCCGACGGCATCCTCATCGCGCGCCTCGTCGGCGGCTACCTGATCGCGAACCTCATCGGCTGGCTGTACAGCCGGCATCCCGATCCCGACGGCCTGCTCACCGAGCGCTTCATCGAGACGTGCGAGATCGCCGCCGAAGAGGAGGGCGGACGAGGGCGCCGGAGCATCGCGCAGTTCGTCGTCGAGCTGCGGGCGGTCATGCCGGCGCTCATCATCGGCTCCGCGCTCGCGGGTGCGGTGCAGGTCATCGTGCCGCGGAACGCGCTGCTCGCGATCGGCTCGAACCCGACGCTGTCGATCGTCGCGATGATGATCCTCGCGATGGTGGTGGCGATCTGCTCGAACGTCGACTCGTTCTTCGCCCTGTCGTTCGCCTCGACCTTCACTCCGGGCTCGATCGTGGCGTTCCTGCTGGTCGGTCCGCTCGTCGACGTGAAGATGCTGGCGCTCATGCGCACCACCTTCACGACGCGCACGCTCTCAGGGCTCGTCGTCATCGTCGTGCTCGCGGCCTTCGCCATCGGATCGGCGGTGAATCTCCTTGCGTGA
- a CDS encoding Fur family transcriptional regulator: protein MVQRNTWQRERVREALADSRGFVSAQSLHAALREDNTGIGLATVYRTLAGLAAQGEADSLQSPDGESLYRACASPGHHHHLICRSCGLTVEIAATDVEQWAHRTAATHGFTEAEHVVDIFGLCSACTQARVGERDAG from the coding sequence ATGGTTCAGCGCAACACGTGGCAGCGCGAGCGGGTGCGCGAGGCGCTGGCCGACTCGCGCGGCTTCGTCAGCGCGCAGTCGCTCCACGCCGCCCTGCGCGAGGACAACACCGGCATCGGCCTGGCCACGGTCTACCGCACCCTCGCGGGACTCGCCGCCCAGGGCGAGGCCGACTCGCTGCAGAGCCCCGACGGCGAGAGTCTCTACCGCGCCTGCGCCAGTCCCGGCCATCACCACCACCTCATCTGCCGCTCGTGCGGGCTGACGGTCGAGATCGCCGCCACCGACGTCGAGCAGTGGGCCCACCGCACCGCCGCGACGCACGGCTTCACCGAGGCTGAGCACGTGGTCGACATCTTCGGTCTGTGCAGCGCGTGCACGCAGGCCCGGGTCGGCGAGCGTGACGCGGGTTAG